TCTCGGGCGCGGTCAACTCCGACTGCGTGAACTGCCTGACCTACGCGCTGGCGCAGCAGCTCTTCATCACCCTCGACGGGCCGCTGTCGGAGGACGCGATGGCGCAGCTCGATGCGCTGTGGGCGCAGATCGCCGCCTACGCCGCGGACATCGAGAACGTCCCGCTCGGCGAGATCGACGATCGCCTCGACGAGTTCGAGACCCAGATCCTCGCGATCATCGAGGCCGACCAGCCGGGGACGCTGCCGTCCGCGCCGGCCTCAGCGACGCCGTCGGGATCCGCGACGGCATCCGCGGCGGCGTCCGGCAGCGCGCTGCCGTCGGCCGGTACGTCGTCGGGCGCCTCGTCCACGCCGTCCCCGTCTCCGACGGGTGCTACGTCGCCCAGCGGCTCACCGACGCCCACACCTTCAGCTGCCGCGCCCACTCCCTCGCCCTCAGCGCCGTCACCGTCAGCCTCCCCGGCTGCCGCGGCCTCTCAGTAGGAGCCGACCAGGCCCCCGTCGCAGCGCAGCTGCACCCCGGTCACGTAGGACGCGGCCTCGCTGGCCAGGAAGACCACGGCCGAGGCGAACTCCTCGGGCCGGCCGTAGCGGCGGGCCGGGATCGCCGCCTCCGACGCCGCCCGGGTCTGCTCCGGGGTGGAGCCGCTGCGCTCGGCGGCGCCGCGGTCCAGGGCGGCGACCCGGTCGGTGTCGATCCGGCCGGGCAGCACCATGTTGACCGTCACCCCGTCCGCCGCGACCTCGGCCGCGAGGGTCTTCAGGTAGCCCGCCAGGGCGGCGCGACCGCTGTTCGACAGCGCGAGCCGGGCCAGCGGCTGCTGCACGCCGCTCGAGCCGATCGCCACGATGCGGCCCCAGCCGCGCTCGCGCATCGACGGCAGCACCGCGCGCACCAGCCGTTGCTGCTGGAGCAGCAACGTGTGCAGCGCCTCGCTCATCTGCTCGGGGGTGACGTCGGCCGCGAGCCCCGGCGCCGGGCCGCCGCTGTTGAGCACCAGCACGTCGACCGGCCCGAACGCCGCGACGGCGGCGTCGTGCAGCCGCTCCGGCGCCCCCGCCTCGGCCAGGTCGACCTCGACGCCGACGGCCGAGGGCAACGCGGCGGCCTCGGCCTTGGCGACCTCCCCGCGCCGGCCGGCGAGCACGACGTTCGCGCCCTCGGCGGCGAGCTGCCGCGCGCAGGCGAGGCCGAGCCCCGACGTCGATCCGGGGACGAGCACGGTGCGGCCGGTGAGTCCGGTGTCCATCTCAGACCTCCTGCAGGTGGTGGGGGAGCAGCCGCAGGATCTCCGGCGGTGCCGCGGCCGCGGGCGGGCGGACCGAGCCGTCCTCGAACAGCCCGCGCCGGTGCAGTATCTCCTTGCGGACCGCGAGCCCGATCCCGGGCTGGGCCTCGAAGTTGACCAGCGGCAGCCACGGTGCGAAGGCCTTGCGGGCGGCGACGAAGCCGCCCTCGGCGAACGCGTCCAGCGCCTGCCGCAGCCCCTCGGGGTGCGAGAACCCGGTCATCGCGCCCGCCGCCCCCGCGGCCAGCTCGTCGAGCAGGCCCACGCCGCCGAGCCCGCCGAAGACCGGCACGTCGGTGCCGGCGGTGAGCCGGCCGATCGCGACGCTGGTCGGCGGTGCCTCGGACTTCACCGCGACGACGAACGGGCACCGCTCCAGCACCTCGAGCAGGGTGCCGGCGGCGATCTTCACCCCGGAGGTCTCCGGGTAGTCCTGCAGCACGATCCCGGCGCCGGTGGCGGTGTGCACGGCCTCCAGGTGCCGGGAGAGTACGGCGGCGTCCGGGCTGTTGACCTGCACCATCGCACTGACCGACCGCGGCCCCGAGCCGGAGGCCGCCTCGACCGCCAGCTGCGCCTGCTCGACCGCCACCGCGGTGGACCGGGCCGAGACCCCGACCACCAGCGGGGTGCCGGGCGCGGCCGCGGCCACCGTGGCGACGACGGTGCGGCGCTCGTCGGCGTTCAGCGAGGCGCCCTCGCCGAAGACGCCGAGGACGACGAGCCCGTCGGCGGGCACGCCCACGTAGTGCTCCACCTCGCGGCGCAGCGAGGCGGTGTCGACCTCCAGCGCGGGGCCGTGGAAGGGGGTGGCCAGCACGCCCCAGAGGCCGGGCCGCAAGGGAGCAGGGGGAGAAGCGTCGGTCACAGGTGGGGCCTTTCGTCGGTGGTGGGGCGCAGTCCGCTGCGCTGCAGGGCCTCGGAGACGACGTGCTCGGCGATCGCGAGCGCCGAGGTGGCGCCGGGCGAGGGGGCGTTGCGCACGTGCACCATCCGTTCCGAGCCGGTGATCACGAAGTCGTCGACCAGGCGGCCGCGGTCGTCCATGGCCTGGGCGCGGATCCCGCGGGGACCGGGGCGCATCCGGGCGGCGTCGAGCGCCGGCACGTAGGCGCGGGCCCCCGCGACGAAGCGACGCCGGCTCACCGCCGTACCCGCCTCGCGGACCGCGGCCGGCACGTTGCCCGCGGCGAAGCGCCAGAAGCCGCCGAAGCCGACGGCGTCGCGCAGGTCCCGCCCGACCGGCCGGCCGCCCTGGTAGGACTCGCGGCCCAGGGAGAGGAAGGCGTTGGGGCCGACCATCACCTCCCCGTCGACGCGGCGGGTGAGGTGCACGCCGAGGAACGGGTAGCGCGGGTCCGGCACCGGGTAGATCAGCCCGCGGACCAGGTCGCGCTGGTCCGCGGCCACCAGCGCGTAGTCGCCGAAGAACGGCACGATCCGCGGCCCGGGGGCGTCGCCGGCGAGCCGGGCCACCCGGTCCGACTGCAGGCCGGCGCAGGCGATCACCAGGTCGAACGGCTCGTCCAGGCCGGCGTCGGTGCGCAGCCGCACCCCGCCAGAGCGGCCGGAGAGGGTCGAGAGCCCGGTCACCTGCTGACCGAGCAGCAGCGTGCCGCCGGCCGCGGCGAGCTCCGCGCCGAGCACCGCCGTCACCGCCGGGTAGTCGACGATCGCGGTGTGCGGGGAGTGCAGCGCCCGCCGGCCGACCGCCCACGGCTCGATCTCCCGCAGCTGCGCGGGACCGATGATCCGCACGCCGGGCACGCCGTTGGCGACCGCCCGCTCGTGCAGCGCGTCCAGCCGGGCGGACTCCTGGTCGGTGCGGGCGACGACGACCTTGCCGCACTCCTCGTAGGCGATCCCGTGCTGCTGGGCGAAGTCCTGCAGCAGCCCGACCCCGCGGCGGCACAGCCGGGCCTTCAGGCTGCCCGGCTCGTAGTAGAGGCCGGCGTGCACGACGCCGCTGTTGTGGCCGGTCTGGTGCGCCGCGAGCCGGTCCTCCTTCTCGACCAGCGTCACCGCCGCGCCGGGCACCCGCCGGGTCAGCTCGCGGGCGACCGCGGTGCCGATCACGCCGCCGCCGATGACCGCCACCCGGGTAGCCGAGCCCACACCCGCGGCGCTCATGCCGGACCGCCGAGGCGGGGCGGGGCGCAGTGGTACGTCGCCGGGGTGGCCGACAGCGTCACCGGGTGCGCCACGGTCCGCACCGGGGAGGCGCCGGGCGACCCGGACGGGGTCTCCACCACCGGCGCCAGGCCGAGCCGCTCCGCGAGCGCGAACGCCTGGCTGATGTCGTTGATCGGACCGCAGGGCACGCCGGCCGCGCTGAGCTCGGTGAACCAGTGGTCCGCGGTCTGGGTCAGCAGCACGCTCTCCAGCTCGGCCACCAGCTCGTCGCGGTGGGCGACCCGGTCGGTGTTGCCCGCGAAGCGCGGATCGTTCGCGAGCTCGTCACGCCCGAGACGCGTGACGAGCCGTTCGAAGAGCCGGTCGTTGGCAGCCGCCACGGCGATCGGCCGGTCCGCCGCCCGCAGCACCTCGTAGGGCGCGATGCTCGGATGTCGGTTGCCCATGGCCTGCGGCACCTCACCGGTGGCGAGGTAGGCCGAGGCCTGGTTGGTCAGCGCGGACAGCAGCGACGAGAGCAGGTTGACCTCCACGTGCTGACCCTGACCGGTGCGGTCCCGGTGCCGCAAGGCCGCGAGGATGCCGAGCGCGGCGTGCAGCCCGGTGACCACGTCGACCAGGGCGACGCCGACCTTGGTCGGCTCCGCCCCCGGCGCGCCGGTCACCGACATCAGCCCGCCGACGGCCTGCAGCACCAGGTCGTAGCCGGGCAGGTCGGCGCCGGCGTGCGGCCCGAAGCCGGTCACCGAGCAGTAGATGAGGTCCGGACGGGCCGCGGCGAGCTGCTCGTAGCCGAGGCCGAAGCGCTCCATGGTGCCGGTCCGGAAGTTCTGCACCACCACGTCGCAGCCGGCCACCAGCTCCTGCGCGGCGGACCGCCCCTCGGTGGTGCCGAGGTCGAGCACCCGGGAGGTCTTGTTGCGGTTGACGGCCAGGAAGTACGTCGCCTCCCCGTCCGACCACGGCGGGCCCCAGGAGCGGGTCTCGTCGCCGCCGTCGGGCCGCTCCAGTTTCACCACCTCCGCGCCGAGGTCGGCCAGCAGCATCGTGGCGTACGGCGCGGCGAGGACCCGGCCGAAGTCGGCGATCCGCACCCCCGCCAACGCCCCTTGGGTGCAGCCGCCGTCGAGGGACGGCGAGGGTGAGGGCGGTGGCGGGGGTGTGCGGGGTGACGCGGGCAACGGTGCTCCTGGGTGAGGCGGGGTGTCGGGCAGGTCAGCTCTGCAGGTTCTCCAGCGCCCGCTTCGAGCCGGGGTGCACCGGGACCGGGCCGGTCTCACCGGCGGTCTCCAGGGAGAGCTCGCCCGCGGCGGGGTGCACCCGGACCAGTGTGTCCTTGTTCTCCAGCATCAGGGTGGTGAGCGCGCAGGCGACGTTGTCGGCCATGTCGTTGCGCACCATCAGCAGGTTCGGCACCGCGATGGTCGGGACGTCCTGGTCGAGGTTGTAGGTGTCGGCGGGGATCACGGCCTTCTCGTAGACCGGGTTGACCTCCTGCATCTTCGGCAGCAGCGGGGTGACGTCGATGAACTTCACGTCGTCGCCCTTGGAGGTGAACAGGTCGGTGACGCCCGGGGTGGGCAGCCCGCCGGACCAGACGAAGCCGTCGAGCGAGCCGTCCTTCATCCCGTCGATGGTCTTGGTGAGGTCGAGGCGCTGGGCCTTGACGTCGCCCTTCTGCAGGCCGGCGGCCTCGATCAGCCGCCGCGCGATCACCTCGGTGCCGGACTGCGGCGAGCCGGTCGAGATCCGCTTGCCCTTGAAGTCCGCGACCGAGTCGATGCCGGCGTCGGCCTGCACGACCACCTGGGTGTAGTTGGAGTAGATCCGGCCGATCGTGGAGACGTCCTCCGGCTTCTCGAAGTCGCCCTTGCCCTCGACGGCGTCGGAGGCGGTGTCGGCCAGCGAGAAGCCGATGTCGTAGTCGCCGGCGACCAGCTGCTGGATGTTCTGCACCGACGCGCCGGTCTCGGCAGCGGTCGCCTGCAGCTCGGTCTTGTCGTTGATCAGCTGGGCCAGGCCGCCGCCGACGACGTAGTAGACGCCGGTGGAGTTGCCGGTGGCGATGTTGACCCGGCCGGTGCCGGCGTCGCAGCTGCTCTCGTCGGCGCCGGCGCCGGCGGCGGCGCGGTCCTGCTGGCCGCCGCAGGCGCTCATCGCCAGGGCGGTGGTGAGGCTCAGGGCGATGCCGGCGAGCTTGGTGGTTCGTCTCATGAGGCTGTTCCTTCTGTGGGGGACGGGTCGTGCAGCGGGACGGGGAGGGACAAGGGAGGGACGGGCCGTCAGGCGGGGGCCGCGACCGGGCGGCCGCCGGTGCGCTTGCGGTGCGCGAGGTGGATCCCGACGGCGAGCGCGAGCAGCACCGCGCCGGCGATCATCGCGACCGGCTCCAGGTAGAGCAGCAGCAGCGCCGCGGGCACGCAGAGCACCCGCTCGAGGAGGCCGGTGGGCCCGAACATCCAGCCGGTGGTGACCACGGCGAGTGCCGCGACGGCGAGGCCGCAGACCAGGGCGGCGCCGATCACCTCGAGCAGCGGGCCGCGGGAGAGCAGCAGCGGCCCGTTGTCGGACACCACGAACGCCATCGGCGCCAGGAACGCCGGCAGCGTGTACTTGCAGGCCTGCATCATCGTCGGGATCACCTTGCCGCCGGTGATCGCCGCGGAGGCGACCGCGGCCAGGGCGGTCGGCGGCGACACCTCGGAGAGCACCGCGTAGTAGAAGATGAACATCGCGACCTCGGGGGCCGCGGCGCCGAGCTGGATCAGCGCCGGGCCGATGATCACCCAGCTGAGGATGAACGAGGCGGTGACCGGGACCGCCAGGCCGAGGATCAGGATCGCGATCGCCGAGAACAGCGCGGACAGGATGATCAGCGCGGTGGGGTTGGGCGCCAGCGCGGCGGCGGCCGAGACCAGCAGGTCGGAGAGGATCTGCCCGAGCCCGGTCTTGGCGATGGTGGAGGTGATCACGCCGGCGGCGGCGCAGACCGCGATCACCGGCAGGCCGGAGCGGATGCCGCTGGAGAGCGCCTCGTAGAGCCGGACGCCGAAGGCGCGCACCGAGTCGCCGAGCTCCATCCGCTCGAGCTCGTAGTCGGGGTCGTCGAAGCCGCTGACCACCGGACGCCGCGAGAGCACCGCCTCGAGCAGCCCGAACAGCGCGGCCACGCCCGTGGCGTAGACGACCGCCCGGAACGGCGGCACGTCGATGGCGAGGAAGAACACGATCACGCCGAGGCTGATGAAGTGGTAGCCGGAGCGGGCCAGCAGCCGCAGCGGGCTGCCGATCGCCAGGTCCACGCGGCGGGCGCCGAACCGGCGGGCGTCGATCTCGACGGCCAGGAAGATGCCGAGGTAGTAGAGCAGCGTCGGGACGACCGCCCACAGCAGCACGGAGATGTAGGAGACCCCGAGGTACTCCGCGATGATGAACGCCGCGGCGCCCAGGGTCGGCGGCGAGAGGATCGCCCCGATGCCGGAGGCGGCGAGCATCCCGCCGGCGGCCTCCTTGGGGTAGCCGGCCCGCTTCAGGATCGGCCAGGCGAACGAGCCCAGGGTGACCGCGGTCGCCGTACCGGAGCCGGAGACGGTGCCGAGCAGAAAGCCCGAGGTGGCCACGGTCCGGCCCGGCGCGGTGCCGGAGCGGCGGAACAGCGAGAAGCTGAACTCCACGAAGAACCGGCCGGCGCCCATCCGGTCCAGCACGGCGCCGTAGATGGTGAACAGCACGATGTACGTCGCCGCCACGTCGAGCGGGACGCCGAAGAAGCCGCTGGCCTCGTTGTAGAGCCCGTTGATGATCTGCTCGAGGTTCAGGCCCATGTGCGAGATCGACCAGGTGACGGGCAGGTAGCCGCCGTAGTAGGCGTAGGCGAAGAAGAGGACGCAGACCAGGGGGAGGACCATGCCGGTCGTACGGCGAGCCGCCTCGAGCACCAGCACCAGCAGGATCGTGCCGGCGACCACGTCGAGCAGCAGCAGCGAGCCCTGCCGGTCCAGGAAGGTCTGGTAGCCGCCACCGCCCTGGGCCAGCGCCGGCAGCGGCAGCACCGGGTAGAGCGCCACCAGCAGCGCGACCGCCGCGAGCACCCAGTCCAGGACGTTCGGGTCGTCGGCACCGGCGCCGGCCACCGCCTCGCGGGACCTGGCCCGGGCCCGGTAGCAGATGAACACAAGGGGCAGGGTGAGGCCGAGGAACCAGGTCAGGTAGTACTGGCTGCCCTGGTCGAGGGGCTGGAACACCTGCCGGAGCACGAAGATCGCCACCAGGAAGCACCACAGGCCGACGATGCGGTCGACCCGGGGCGAGAGCCGGCGGGAGGGACGCTCCTCGTCATACTCGGCGGCGAGGTCGTCGACGTCGATCCGGGACGACGGGTCACGCAAGGCGGTCGAAGGGGGCATGACGGGTAACGTAGGCGTGACCGCGGTCACAACCGTCCGTCGTGGTCCGAGACTTTACAGAGGCTTGAGGTTCGTCGGGGACGGCCAGGGGAGGGTGAGCATGCGCGTCCTGCTCGTGGAGGACGACGACCGGGTGGTGGCGGCGCTGGTGCCGGCGCTGCAGCGGGCGCACCTGAAGGTGCGGCGGGTGGCCACCGCCGCCGAGGCGGTGCTCGTGCACGCCGAGTCCGACCTGGTGCTGCTCGACATGGGGCTGCCCGACCAGGACGGGCTGGCGCTGTGCCGGCAGATCCGCGAGGTCAGCCAGGTGCCGATCATCGCGGTCACCGCGCGCCGCGAGGAGGCGTCGCTGGTGTCCGCGCTGCGGGCCGGCGTGGACGACTACGTCGTGAAGCCCTACAGCCTGGCGGTGCTGATGGCCCGCATCGACGCGGTGATGCGCCGCTTCGGGCAGAGCCCGGTGGCGCCGGTCTCCGAGCTCGGCGACCTGCGGCTGGACCACGCCTGCTTCGAGGCCTTCCTCGGCGAGCAGGCGCTCTGCCTGGCCCGCAAGGAGTTCGAGCTGCTCAGCATGCTGGTGCAGGCGCGCGGCGAGGCGGTCACCCGGGAGTCGCTGATGGAGGGGATCTGGGACACCTCGTGGGTCGGCGCCTCCCGCACCCTGGACGTGCACGTGTCCTCGCTGCGCTCCAAGCTCGGCCGGCCGGGGCTGATCCAGACCGTGCGCGGCGTGGGCTACCGGATCGCGGTGTCCTGAGCCGTGCGCCGCCGGTTGCTCGCGCTGTCCGTGACCCTGGTGGGTCTGGTCCTGGTGGCGCTGACGGTGCCGCTGGTGACGACGTACGCCGAGGACCGCACCCAGGACCTGTTCGTGAACCGGCTGGGCCACGTGACCCGCTTCGCGGTGCTCGCCGAGAACGCCCTGGAGGCCGGTGACGCCGCGGCGCTGGACGCGGACCTCGAGCGCTACGCCGAGGTGTACGGCGGCTCGGTGATCGTCACGAACGCCAACCGGGAGGTGGTGGCCCGCACCGGGCGGGCCGGCTCGGGGGACCCGGAGGTCGCCGAGGTCGTCGAGGACGCGCTGGCCGGCCGGCCCTCGACGCCGCCGCCGACGGCGTGGCCGTGGTCCACGGGGTCGGTGGTGATCGGCAGCCCGGTGGGCCGCGACGCCCAGGTGCTGGGCGCGGTGGTGCTGGTCGCGCCCACCGCCTCCGTCCAGGACAGCGTGACCACCTGGCTGCTGTGGTTGACGATCGGCGGCCTGGCCGTGCTGCTGCTGACCGTCTTCGGGTTGGTGGCGCCGTTCGTCGGCTGGGTGATGCGGCCGGTCCACGACCTCGACGCCGCGGCCCGCCGGCTGGCCGGCGGCGACCTCGCCTCCCGCGCCCACCAGACCGGGCCGCCGGAGCTGCGGACGCTGGCCGGCTCGTTCAACACGATGGCCGACAACGTCGAGGTCTCCCAGCAGCAGCAGCGCGACCTGGTCGCCGACGCCGCGCACCAGCTCGGCAACCCGCTGACCTCGCTGCGGCTGCGGATCGAGGGGCTGGGCGCCACCGCGCTGGAGCGCGCCGAGGTGCAGACGGTGCTGGAGGAGGCCGACCGGCTGAGCACGATCGTCGGCTCGCTGCTCGACCTCAGCCAGGTCGGCGCGCACGTGGTGACGCCGGTGCCGACCGACGTCGCGGCCCAGGCCCGGCACCGGTGCGAGATGTGGGCGCCGGTCTTCACCGAGCTGCGGGTCGACGCCCCCGGGCAGGTGCTGGCCGCGTCCACCGACGGGCTGGTGGACGTGGTGCTCGACGCGCTGCTCGACAACGCGGCGAAGTTCGCCCCCGGCGCGCCGGTGCAGGTGGAGGTGGGCGCGGTGGCCGACGAGGTGCTGCTCCGGGTCCGCGACCACGGGCCGGGGCTGGCCGTCGACGACGTCGCCAAGGTCGGCGACCGGTTCTTCCGCGGCCGCGAGCACCAGAACGTCGCCGGCACCGGGCTGGGCCTGGCGATCGTGCGGGCCCGGGTCCGCGACGCGGGCGGCCGCGTCGAGGTGGGCCTGGCCGACGGCGGCGGGCTGGCGGTGTCGGTGTGGCTGCCGCGGGTCAGGGCTGGGTCTGGCGGTAGTAGCGCAGCGCCCCCGGATGCAGGTCGACCGGTGAGGTGAAGATCGCCGCGCCCAGGCTCGGCTGGCGCACCCCGGGAGCGAGCCGGTCGATCTCGTCCTGGGCCGCGAAGATGACCCGGGTGATGGCGTAGGCGAGGTCGTCGGGCATCGCCGGGTCGGCCAGGATGTAGTTCTTCACGCTCACCGTCTCCACCCCCTCCGGCAGGTCGTACGTCGACGCCGGGATCGGGCCGGGGACGTACTCGGGGCCGTAGGTGTCGACCATCCCCGGCACCCACCGGTCCAGCGGCAGCAGCCGGATCGAGGTGTCGCCGGCCAGCGTCGCGACCGCGGAGTTGGGGATGCCGCTGACGAAGAAGAACGCCGCCAGCCGGCCGGCCCGCAGCGCCTGGGCGGAGGCCTCCAGCGTCTCGGAGGCGACCTTCACGTCGTCGAGCGAGAGCCCGGCCTGCTCCATGATCCGGCGCGCGATCACCCGCGTCCCCGACCCCGGGGCGCCGAGGCCCACCCGGGTGCCACGCAGGTCGCGCAGGTCCTCCAGCCCCGAGTCGGTGCGGACCACCAGCTGCACGAAGCTGTCGTAGGTCCGGGCCAGCGCGCTCAGGTGCTGCGGCCGGTCGAAGGTGCCCGAGCCGCGCACCGCGTCGGAGGCGGTGTCCGCGAGCGAGAAGCCGAGGTCGCAGGTGCCCGCGGTGATCAGCCGGACGTTCTCGACCGAGGCGTCGGTGGGCCGGGTGGTCGCGGTGACGCCGGTGAGTCGCCGGCCCAGGACGGTCGCCAGCGCGCCGCCGTACCGGTGGAAGACGCCGCCCCGGTTGCCGGTGGCGAGGGAGAGCCGGGTCGCCGGCAGCGCGTCCCACTCCGTCCCCAGGCAGCCCGCGGTGCCGGCCAGCGCGGCCGCCAGCGGGAGGGCGAGCACCGTCCGCCTGCTCAGACCGGTCCCGGGCGCCACGCAGGCCAGCATCCCACGCCGATCGTTTGTCCGATATGCGAGCGGCGGGCGGGTTGCCGGAGGAGGATCGTCACCCCGGGCGCAGGTCGTCGACCTCGCAGGTTCTCTCGCAGGAGGCGGCGTGCGCGGACGCGCTCTCGTCGGGCTGGTGCTGTGGCCGCTGACGACCGTGCTGGCGTTCGGGGCCGGCTACCTCGGCCTCTCTGCCGTGGTGACCACGGTGCGCCTCGACGGCCCCGGCCGGCCGGTGGACGCGCTGACCGCGCCACGGACCCCGACCGTCGCGGACCGGGCCGCGCTCCGGGTGGACCGGCTCATCGAGCGGCACGGCTGCTGGTCGGGGGAGGCGCCCGCGGACCTGGCCGGCGGGCTGCCGCTGCACGCGGTGGTCACGCTGCCCGGGAGGCGACCGGCGTTCGTCGACTCCGGGGTCGGCTTCGACCTCTGGACCGGCGTTCGCGCCGGCCGGCTGCACGCCTTCTGCCGCTGAGGTCGCGGCGCGCCGGCCCGGTCCCTGCGACACGCCGGGGCTCCTCACGCCGCTGAAAATCCCTCGGCCGCGTTGACCTGCGGTTTTACCGCCCGGTCCGATCCCGACACGGAGAATCTCCGCGTTCTGGTTGCGACTCCGGGGGCGCCGCCGTACGGTTACCACTACATCTAGTACTTACACCGGTGTAGTTCTCCACAGTTAGTGGTCAGTTCCACACAGGTCCGGGCGAGATGTCCCCAGGTTACGCACAGCTTCATCCCCAGGTCGGCCCCCGGAACGGGGGTCCTGGCCGGGCAGAAACTGTCGGTGCCGGGCGTTGAACTACACGGGTGGACACCACTGAGCGGGCGAAGGGAGCGGCGAGACCATGCACTGTCCGTACTGCCGCAGCACCGACACCCGCGTCCTGGACAGCCGGGTGGCCGAGGACGGCGGCGCGATCCGCCGGCGCCGCACCTGCCCGTCCTGCGAGAAGCGGTTCACCACCGTCGAGCAGATGCAGCTCACCGTGCTCAA
The DNA window shown above is from Nocardioides mesophilus and carries:
- the lhgO gene encoding L-2-hydroxyglutarate oxidase — its product is MSAAGVGSATRVAVIGGGVIGTAVARELTRRVPGAAVTLVEKEDRLAAHQTGHNSGVVHAGLYYEPGSLKARLCRRGVGLLQDFAQQHGIAYEECGKVVVARTDQESARLDALHERAVANGVPGVRIIGPAQLREIEPWAVGRRALHSPHTAIVDYPAVTAVLGAELAAAGGTLLLGQQVTGLSTLSGRSGGVRLRTDAGLDEPFDLVIACAGLQSDRVARLAGDAPGPRIVPFFGDYALVAADQRDLVRGLIYPVPDPRYPFLGVHLTRRVDGEVMVGPNAFLSLGRESYQGGRPVGRDLRDAVGFGGFWRFAAGNVPAAVREAGTAVSRRRFVAGARAYVPALDAARMRPGPRGIRAQAMDDRGRLVDDFVITGSERMVHVRNAPSPGATSALAIAEHVVSEALQRSGLRPTTDERPHL
- a CDS encoding TAXI family TRAP transporter solute-binding subunit, giving the protein MRRTTKLAGIALSLTTALAMSACGGQQDRAAAGAGADESSCDAGTGRVNIATGNSTGVYYVVGGGLAQLINDKTELQATAAETGASVQNIQQLVAGDYDIGFSLADTASDAVEGKGDFEKPEDVSTIGRIYSNYTQVVVQADAGIDSVADFKGKRISTGSPQSGTEVIARRLIEAAGLQKGDVKAQRLDLTKTIDGMKDGSLDGFVWSGGLPTPGVTDLFTSKGDDVKFIDVTPLLPKMQEVNPVYEKAVIPADTYNLDQDVPTIAVPNLLMVRNDMADNVACALTTLMLENKDTLVRVHPAAGELSLETAGETGPVPVHPGSKRALENLQS
- a CDS encoding response regulator transcription factor: MRVLLVEDDDRVVAALVPALQRAHLKVRRVATAAEAVLVHAESDLVLLDMGLPDQDGLALCRQIREVSQVPIIAVTARREEASLVSALRAGVDDYVVKPYSLAVLMARIDAVMRRFGQSPVAPVSELGDLRLDHACFEAFLGEQALCLARKEFELLSMLVQARGEAVTRESLMEGIWDTSWVGASRTLDVHVSSLRSKLGRPGLIQTVRGVGYRIAVS
- a CDS encoding dihydrodipicolinate synthase family protein, coding for MLATPFHGPALEVDTASLRREVEHYVGVPADGLVVLGVFGEGASLNADERRTVVATVAAAAPGTPLVVGVSARSTAVAVEQAQLAVEAASGSGPRSVSAMVQVNSPDAAVLSRHLEAVHTATGAGIVLQDYPETSGVKIAAGTLLEVLERCPFVVAVKSEAPPTSVAIGRLTAGTDVPVFGGLGGVGLLDELAAGAAGAMTGFSHPEGLRQALDAFAEGGFVAARKAFAPWLPLVNFEAQPGIGLAVRKEILHRRGLFEDGSVRPPAAAAPPEILRLLPHHLQEV
- a CDS encoding CaiB/BaiF CoA transferase family protein produces the protein MRIADFGRVLAAPYATMLLADLGAEVVKLERPDGGDETRSWGPPWSDGEATYFLAVNRNKTSRVLDLGTTEGRSAAQELVAGCDVVVQNFRTGTMERFGLGYEQLAAARPDLIYCSVTGFGPHAGADLPGYDLVLQAVGGLMSVTGAPGAEPTKVGVALVDVVTGLHAALGILAALRHRDRTGQGQHVEVNLLSSLLSALTNQASAYLATGEVPQAMGNRHPSIAPYEVLRAADRPIAVAAANDRLFERLVTRLGRDELANDPRFAGNTDRVAHRDELVAELESVLLTQTADHWFTELSAAGVPCGPINDISQAFALAERLGLAPVVETPSGSPGASPVRTVAHPVTLSATPATYHCAPPRLGGPA
- a CDS encoding TRAP transporter permease, yielding MPPSTALRDPSSRIDVDDLAAEYDEERPSRRLSPRVDRIVGLWCFLVAIFVLRQVFQPLDQGSQYYLTWFLGLTLPLVFICYRARARSREAVAGAGADDPNVLDWVLAAVALLVALYPVLPLPALAQGGGGYQTFLDRQGSLLLLDVVAGTILLVLVLEAARRTTGMVLPLVCVLFFAYAYYGGYLPVTWSISHMGLNLEQIINGLYNEASGFFGVPLDVAATYIVLFTIYGAVLDRMGAGRFFVEFSFSLFRRSGTAPGRTVATSGFLLGTVSGSGTATAVTLGSFAWPILKRAGYPKEAAGGMLAASGIGAILSPPTLGAAAFIIAEYLGVSYISVLLWAVVPTLLYYLGIFLAVEIDARRFGARRVDLAIGSPLRLLARSGYHFISLGVIVFFLAIDVPPFRAVVYATGVAALFGLLEAVLSRRPVVSGFDDPDYELERMELGDSVRAFGVRLYEALSSGIRSGLPVIAVCAAAGVITSTIAKTGLGQILSDLLVSAAAALAPNPTALIILSALFSAIAILILGLAVPVTASFILSWVIIGPALIQLGAAAPEVAMFIFYYAVLSEVSPPTALAAVASAAITGGKVIPTMMQACKYTLPAFLAPMAFVVSDNGPLLLSRGPLLEVIGAALVCGLAVAALAVVTTGWMFGPTGLLERVLCVPAALLLLYLEPVAMIAGAVLLALAVGIHLAHRKRTGGRPVAAPA
- a CDS encoding TAXI family TRAP transporter solute-binding subunit: MLALPLAAALAGTAGCLGTEWDALPATRLSLATGNRGGVFHRYGGALATVLGRRLTGVTATTRPTDASVENVRLITAGTCDLGFSLADTASDAVRGSGTFDRPQHLSALARTYDSFVQLVVRTDSGLEDLRDLRGTRVGLGAPGSGTRVIARRIMEQAGLSLDDVKVASETLEASAQALRAGRLAAFFFVSGIPNSAVATLAGDTSIRLLPLDRWVPGMVDTYGPEYVPGPIPASTYDLPEGVETVSVKNYILADPAMPDDLAYAITRVIFAAQDEIDRLAPGVRQPSLGAAIFTSPVDLHPGALRYYRQTQP
- a CDS encoding SDR family oxidoreductase, with the protein product MDTGLTGRTVLVPGSTSGLGLACARQLAAEGANVVLAGRRGEVAKAEAAALPSAVGVEVDLAEAGAPERLHDAAVAAFGPVDVLVLNSGGPAPGLAADVTPEQMSEALHTLLLQQQRLVRAVLPSMRERGWGRIVAIGSSGVQQPLARLALSNSGRAALAGYLKTLAAEVAADGVTVNMVLPGRIDTDRVAALDRGAAERSGSTPEQTRAASEAAIPARRYGRPEEFASAVVFLASEAASYVTGVQLRCDGGLVGSY
- a CDS encoding sensor histidine kinase, whose translation is MRRRLLALSVTLVGLVLVALTVPLVTTYAEDRTQDLFVNRLGHVTRFAVLAENALEAGDAAALDADLERYAEVYGGSVIVTNANREVVARTGRAGSGDPEVAEVVEDALAGRPSTPPPTAWPWSTGSVVIGSPVGRDAQVLGAVVLVAPTASVQDSVTTWLLWLTIGGLAVLLLTVFGLVAPFVGWVMRPVHDLDAAARRLAGGDLASRAHQTGPPELRTLAGSFNTMADNVEVSQQQQRDLVADAAHQLGNPLTSLRLRIEGLGATALERAEVQTVLEEADRLSTIVGSLLDLSQVGAHVVTPVPTDVAAQARHRCEMWAPVFTELRVDAPGQVLAASTDGLVDVVLDALLDNAAKFAPGAPVQVEVGAVADEVLLRVRDHGPGLAVDDVAKVGDRFFRGREHQNVAGTGLGLAIVRARVRDAGGRVEVGLADGGGLAVSVWLPRVRAGSGGSSAAPPDAGRPVR